CGCCAGCCGGGCCATCGCCTGCTTCTGCGGCAGCTCGACCACCGCCTTGCTCTGGTGGCTTGGCTCGCTGTGCAACTGGCTGGCGATGCGCACCCCGCCGGTCACCGAATAGGCCCGGCCTTCCTGCTCCAGCAGGGCGATATCGCGGCGCACGGTCATGTGCGAGCAGTCGAACATCTCCATCAGCTGATGCACGCTCAACACCTGGTGCTTGCGCAACTGGCGCAGGATCAATTCACGGCGCTGCTCGGGAATCATCGGGCTGCCGTTCTCGCTGGCGCTGTCCTTGGGGTTGGGCATTGAGGCTCCGGGTCGGCTGGGCACAAGAGGGGGAAAACTGGCGGACATAGTAGCGAATCTGTGGGAGATGGACGAGGAGCACACACGGGCTCGGCTTCGTGGTTTCCCGGCAATCCGCAGCGCCACCATCGCGGGCATGTGCGATCTGCTTCTGTAGGAGCGAGGCTTGCCCGCGATGAACGATAACACGGTCGATCGGACGTTCCGCAGGACGCCCGGCTATGCAATGATCCACGCTGCCCGGGCCCCGGGCGAATCTTTATGGCGATACAGGAAGAACATGATGTTCGGAACAAGGAATTGGCTGGCTTTCATTCTCGGTGCGTGCCTGACGACTTCGGCCCTGGCGGCCACCGAGGGCCAGCGCCCGCCGGTCGGCGAGCGGGTACTGGCGTTCAGCGGCGAGCAGGGGCTCCAGGTCTGGACCCTGCGTTATGGCGAGCGCAGCGAGCAGCAGGCGCTGGTGCAGGTCGGCGGCATCGACCACGACTGGGACAAGCGCATCCAGAAAATGCAGGTCGAGAAGACCAGCAAGGACACCCGTTACTCCACCGAGGTGGACGGCAAACCCTTCGTCGCGCTGATCGTGCGTGGCAACAGCGGCGAGCTGTACCTGCCGGGCGAAGGCCGCGAGCTGCCCCTGCACTATGACCAGGCGCTTTCCGAGCAGGGCAACGCCCAGTATTTCCTCACCGACTACCTGCAACAGCCGGCGGCCAAGTAGGCACTTGAACGGCAACCGCCCCATGCGCTGGTCGCGCGGCGGGTGGTTGCCGGGGAGCGGTTATGGAGCCGAAACATGTCGAGCATCTGCTCATCAGCGTCGAGCCTCATGAAAGGCGCATGAGCCACTGGGTATATGCGCCCAAGGTGGTGGATACGCGTGATGGTCGGGTGCTGCTGGACTTGGGAGGCGGGCCTTGGGACCTGGTGTCCACGGCCCAGTCGGCGACCGCGGTGGAACTGCTGTTGCGCCAGTACCCCGGAGATCGCGAGGCGGTGTGCCTGAGCATTTGTCTGGCCGATAACAGCCTGTGGCTGGGCAACTGCCGGGTCGCCGCCGGGGATATCCCTGGGGCACTGGAAAGGGCGCAGGCCTGAAATCGGCCTGTGCGGTGAGTCAGATATTCCGCGGCGTGGCCATCGCGCGGTCGTTCAGGAAAGGTCGGACGACCGTTGGTAAGCCTGCTGTTCTTTCTTCTGCCAAATGGCATTAGGATTCTTGCCATGTGTCAAAAGTCCGGGAGATGACCATGACGGCAGCGGCAAAAAAAAACGCGACGGCAAAACCTTCGACCCAGGTCGCGCCAGCCAAGGCGGCCTCGCCGAAAAAAGCCAAGGCCGCTAGCCTGCGCGAAGGGCAGGCGGTTTATGCCCTGCCTTCGCCCATGGTGCGGGGGTTGCTGCCGGGCACCGACGCCGATGACCCGATGGCGGTCTTCCGGGCGACCCAGGCGGGGTTCTCCCTCGGCTCGGTGATCGATCTGGTGGAGTCGGTCGAGGCCTTCAAGCGCTACAACGTGCTGGCGAAGATCGTCGGTTTTTCCGAGCGCACCCTGGCGCGGCGGCTGAAGCACCAGGACCAGTCCCTGACCCCGGAACAGAGCGCCCGCGCCTTGCACTACGCCCAGGTGCTGGAGAAGGCCGAGGCGGTATTCGGATCCCGCGCGCTGGCCGAGGACTGGATGACCCAGCCAGCGCTGGGCCTGGACGGCGAAGTGCCGATCGACCTGCTGGCCAACGCGGTCGGCTATGAACTGGTGACGGACTTCCTGCACCGGCTCGAGTTCGGGGTCTACTGATGCTCAACGATCCCCTGGCCCCGTCCCTGCATTTCTGGCGCCTCGACCAGGCCCGGCACGCCGCGACCTGGAACAGCGGGATCGGCGCCGAAGGCAGCGGCGGGCGCTGGAACCCCAAGGGCCTGCAAGTGGTGTACGCCAGCCTGGACGCCTCGACGGCGATCCTGGAAGTGGCGGTGCACAAGGGCTTCAAGGCCCTCGACTGCCTGCCCCATACCCTCACCGCGGCCCGGGTACTGGCCCCATCGAAAATCCACACCGTCCACCCCGAAGACATCCCCAACCCCAACTGGCTGGTCCCCGGCACCCCCAGCCACAGCCAGCAAGCCTTCGGCGCCCGCCTGCTGGAACAGCACCCCTTTGTGCTGATCCCCTCCAGCGTGTCGCGCCACAGCTGGAACCTGCTGATCAACCCCTTGCTGGCCACGGGGTTGTACGAGCTGGTGCTGCAGGAGCGTTTTGCGCTGGATGGAAGGTTGAGTCCGCCGGAGGGGTGAAGGGGGCGTGCATCAAGTACCGGCCCCTGGGTGTCCCATACTCTCTGCGTCTGACGTTGGAAAGAGACTTTTGGGCTCTTCAGTTCAGAACTGTCCTACAGCCTGTTTGTAGCCATTTGGCGTAACGTTCCACCGCCAACTGCTGACAATTTTGCCTCCATCCTGATGGGGGCATTTTTTTGGGCAATGTGGACGCGGACAGGATCCCAATGAGCTGTTCACGCACTAAGCCTGGCCAGCGGGGGGCTTATTTACCTCTCTCGATACGCAGGCCAACTCACGCTGCCCTTGGGCGGCATGTACAACTTCAAGGAAGGCCCAGAGTGAAATACACCGTAGAGGAAGGGCAGCACCTGGCTGCCAAATTCATGGCGAAGCACGCGGCACGTCCCATAAAAGGCACTTACGACCTTGCCACGCTAGGTGCCAGAACCCGTCTGGGGGGCGAAGTCGCCACGGCCAGCTCCAGTATAAAAGTCAGCGGCCATCGAAACGCCTGTGTGGGCGATTGGGTACGTTATCCGGACGGCACCGAAAGCAAGATCATCTCCGGTGCCGGCGCTTCACTGACCCACCAGGGTCTCCCGATAGCCATTGTGGGCAGTGCCACCGATAACGGCGACACCATTATCAGCAGCCTGCAAAGCTCCTCGCAGATTCGGGAATACGCCGATGACAATGGCATCCCCGGTTTGCTCCAAC
This portion of the Pseudomonas sp. MRSN 12121 genome encodes:
- a CDS encoding antitoxin Xre/MbcA/ParS toxin-binding domain-containing protein is translated as MTAAAKKNATAKPSTQVAPAKAASPKKAKAASLREGQAVYALPSPMVRGLLPGTDADDPMAVFRATQAGFSLGSVIDLVESVEAFKRYNVLAKIVGFSERTLARRLKHQDQSLTPEQSARALHYAQVLEKAEAVFGSRALAEDWMTQPALGLDGEVPIDLLANAVGYELVTDFLHRLEFGVY
- a CDS encoding RES family NAD+ phosphorylase, coding for MLNDPLAPSLHFWRLDQARHAATWNSGIGAEGSGGRWNPKGLQVVYASLDASTAILEVAVHKGFKALDCLPHTLTAARVLAPSKIHTVHPEDIPNPNWLVPGTPSHSQQAFGARLLEQHPFVLIPSSVSRHSWNLLINPLLATGLYELVLQERFALDGRLSPPEG
- a CDS encoding PAAR domain-containing protein translates to MKYTVEEGQHLAAKFMAKHAARPIKGTYDLATLGARTRLGGEVATASSSIKVSGHRNACVGDWVRYPDGTESKIISGAGASLTHQGLPIAIVGSATDNGDTIISSLQSSSQIREYADDNGIPGLLQPGFEVPFTSSESKTSR